The sequence below is a genomic window from Vespula pensylvanica isolate Volc-1 chromosome 1, ASM1446617v1, whole genome shotgun sequence.
GTCATTATACTGTGCTACATACctagtaaatataaaaacataagtAGAATGCGATATCTTAAGATAAAAACAACTTCCGAGTGTCGATGCCAACAGAAAAGACCACATTTGAAATCAACTTAACAAATGGACTTAAGTACTTAGCATTCTTATAACAGTTGATTAGACTAATTTGAATAAGatgaaatctaaaaaaaaaaaagatcaaatatcTCGAAGTCGTTACTACCAAAAAATTGTCTAAGGAATCCAACCTTTTTAGGACcgctgtttctttttcaacctTCGCATAATAAGCATTTAGTTTCGATTCGAGTTGTTCCAAATCTGGTAAAGATGACTTTTTCAATGCCTCCAAATCTCTTTCAAGTTTATCCTTGTTTTTACGCttctttcgttcctctttcttcttcttctttctactcttcttatcctccttttccttatcctttcctttcttctcctttttcttcttcttcttcatcttttcacTTTCTGAAtgcttcttttccttttccctttccctcttccATCTTGCAGTTTCTTCCAAGAACTTTCTTAcctgaaacgaaacgaattaaacatatagatatatatatatacatatacatatgtacatatacgttaACTATTCTTCTGTGttcgtttaatcgaaattgtttattgaaaaggaaaaagaaaaggagggaaaaaaaaatacattcttAACTTGCTTCGTTGCGCTTTTTATGCTTACCTTGTCTTCGTAATCGGAATCATCTTTAGTTTGTTCCAAGAACTTGCGCACTTTAATTTCATAATCGTCCATTTTTTCGCGAGTATTAGCATTGTAAGAAACTGGTGCAATTACGTCATGGGCGGTGGTTGTAGCAGCCGGAGGATTGTTGTATTGAGCCATACGCTTGCTAAGAGGCGAAAGCGATCCACGATGATCTTTCTTATGTTTCCGTTTTCTGCTCGGCGAACGAGATGCAGATCGTGAACTCCCTGAAGACGAGGAACTGCTCGAGTCCGAACTAGATGTACTTGATGATCCGCTCGATGACGAACTAGAGCTGGAACTccatctttgtctctttttcgatctagattttctttccttcttacgtttctttttctcttttttattgtcaCCAACGTCGTTCTCCGTTTCGAAGCTTTTAAACGTGTCAAGTGGGTTCAAAGAAGATGTCAGAGTTTTTGATTTGATATATTCGATAGAATTCCGTGCCTCTTCGTGATACGGTGCGATAGCTAAGCAATTTTCATACGCTTTCTGAGCTTCATCGTActtcttttcatcttcgtaACTGCGTCCAAGTGCTACGAGCGTTTCAGCCATATATTTACGAGCATTCGCATGCGTTTGATTTAGTTTTAGAGCGGTTTCAAAATCGTCGATCGCTTTCTTGAAACTACCGCTGTTCGCGTATCTAAGATAAAAGATCAAAAGACAAAAGTTACAAGCGTGATGCcaattatatcaataataaacgattaattattatattatatatgttgtgATAAACTTACAACGCTCCTCTAGCGACTAAGCCTTCAACATTTCTTGGGTCTACCGAAAGTGCTTTATTAAGACACTGAAAGGCTTCAGAATGGCGGCCAGCTTTGAAGTGATCTATTCCTTCGGCAACGCTTCGGAATGCCCACTTGCTTGCTTGTGCTTGTCTCAATTCTGATGAATATTCATTGGGAGGAAAACGTTCtctaaaaatgtttaatacgAATAACGATCAATCGAAAGATACTTCattgttattttcaaatataaagaGTCATTTAAATCATATTGTACCTTAGGCCAACCATGTTAGAATGATTTTCTTGCCCTAGACCCATCAAGTCacaaagatattttatgttGTTTGGGTTGTTGAAGCCAGTACTATTCTCCAAGAGCGTTTCATAACTCTGACCTTTGTTGTCCACAGCTTTCCTACACcacataaaaacaaataatacattattgaCTCGCAAAGATCATCCTGACCACTGGCACAGAAGAAACCAAAGCTACTTCGTTAACGGTAAAACTAAAGACTTGATAATCATGATGACCGAATTTTCACACTCCTTAACCAATAAAATTAACCAGACGCTGcgtagatataattatttgcttattttcaattttctgaCATCTcgtcttgtttcttttatatataaatatatatatatatatgtgtgtatatacatacgtatatatatatatatatagatatatatatctacaatataaatatatatatatatgcttctTCGGTAGTCTTCTTGGAACATTTATAGTGCAAGGATATATGCTCCATCCATTCCTGTGAAACGctgattcttcttttcgatctgCATGAATTATTCAAAGATACGACACTAATGCCAAAGATGTTTTATAAGTTATAATTCCTGCTCTCTCTTAAAGTAATGAAGAAACAAGATGTTTACATCTTCTGGTATTAGAATCGTTCACGATCTATGTTTATACCGTTAACAAGCAGCAGGGGTCCAAGACAGGGATGCGGTGCAGAAGGTCGGTAAAATtcctttttgtatatatatatatatatatatgtattaccagatagtttcataattataaatttaaaatggTACACAACCTCATTATTATGTAAACTCGTCTCTCACCTTTCATGTACCGCTAAGACGTATATTTCTAGATTTTTGTATCATGTTTGTAATTCAGAGATTTTCTCAACACAAAAGCACACAGCCTATCATCAATCGACGATGATTACATAAGTTTTTGgtgcgataaaataaattgcataGCCCTAGGATAGGTCGGGAGCCACGCCTGAGTATATATTATCTTCCAAGTTGaccaaaaaaattttttttagatgtagtagtagtagtagtagtagtagtagtagaagtagtagtagtacggTCGCCTGTTTTGCATTTTGTTGAGTCAATTTGAATAtgacatcattttttttttttttatttgtcaataTAAGCTGTAAGTTTAAATGAGGCATTATTATGACAAGGCGCGATTCTTTTGAGGCTTAAAGGTATAGGAAGGGGTGTTTAAGATTTGGGTTGTTTGGTCTCTGCTTTTAATTTCAGCTAAACCACATATGTCTTATtgtcttatttaaaattaataatatcattattaaaagaCTAAATGTATAacaatattgtataatataacattatatattacaaggTCGTGTAAGGTTTCCTTTTGAtctcaacatttttatattctactaacatattaaaaatgtcCGTATCCTGCACCAAAGAAGATTATAATTCAGATCGCATTATATGATCTGATAAGAGACCAAACAACagtaaatcattattatacctACCGTCTGCAGCACCCACTCTGACCATTCAAGGCTCAACGTCTCAAACTGGAAATTCAACCTCAAAAGACATTGATCTCATTTGGCGCCATAGTTTGGCTGGTGCTTTGAGAGTAACATATCACAAACGTAGATACAATATGTGCACAATAGAGCCATGTCAACCAATGCTCAAGGTTTGAATCATTTGTATCGCATTATAAATTCATCATCATACTGACTATCAACTTTTTATGTTACAGAGTGTCTGGCAcctaaattcataaaaatgtgTAAGAGGAATCAAATCTCATTTACCTTGACTTGTTAGTATCACAGTGCGTCtgttaaatttcaattttgtttgcCCAACACACTGTTAttcttaccttttctttttacaatgtgttaaaaaaaaaaaaaaaaaaagaaaaaaaaagaaaaaagaaaaaaaaggaaatgaaggagaaaatcgaaaaaaatttcgcAAATCTGTGTTCATTGATTAACACacaatttagaaatatattttcataagaaatGCAACCAGCCATAAGTGATGAGAATGCTAATGTCATTATCACCACATCAGATAAAAACCTTTGCCTCCTTAAATATAATTGGTCTTATATGTgatcatatcatatcatatatgaagtcagatttaaaaaaaaaaagaatagtctAAAAGAACTAGTAGAGTATTTTAGATGTGCGagacatgtatgtatataaaagctAAGTGCGATGCACGTAAGACATATTCAGTCTTGTGTATTCCTTTAGTGGTAGACATGTTAATTAAACAGAGCTAGCGAAGCGTGTAAATGCAAGAATTTTCTACCGTACTTATCTATATTTCTCGTAACTTACTTATAAGCTTCTGGAAGATCGTCAGAATGAATAAGACCCATAGGTGGATGTGGGGCTTGGCCCTCGCGGGCAGGCATGTTCATTACTGCAACGACTCGTTCCGCCTCAACGTTAACTTCACTGACTACGACGCAGACGAGATCATTTGCCATGTAGCCTCTTGTAACACCTTTCTTGTCCACCGCCGGCACAGTGGCCGTATTCAATATTAGAACCTAATTGCATAaacacaaaaacaaaattatttagcACCTATTCATAAGATTAGTATTGATATTTCATACAACAAGGATGCCATTGATCGTACaaattatatgtttctttACATCTTCGTATCAGTCTACTTATACCAAaatgtttctatcttttatgtaactattcaaaaattatataagcaAGATCCGAGATGCAATAATTtgagagtaaaataaaataagaaatatatctatacgaataaaatatacctTTATTCCTAACTCAGTAACAACTCGAGGACAGTCAGAGCAGTTGCAAAGAACCTTCAGAAGAAGTCCAGGAGCACTTTTACTCATCACTTGTGCATAAATTACATCTCCAACAACTAAACTCTGCAAATTAAATTTGTTGACAATTAgcaatgtaatataatttattgaacATAGCTATCAAGCGAATAAATTGTTCAAGAGATATGCTTACTTCCAAGAAGTTTCTAATACGTTGAGATTTTTCCATAGTGACAAAAGTATCGAGTCCTGGCATTGTTGCATAAAATTCTGAAAACAAGTAACGCTTTAGTTTCttagaaggagaaaatataataatacgatcaacagaagatagataaaaacataaaagaatattttaccTTCGTCTCCTAATTCTTGCTTAATAGGCTCTACAGTCTTCTCAAGATTTGCTTTATCATAAAGAGCATCTGCTTTCTTAGCGAGGAATTGTTGAAGCTTTAGCCTTTTTCCTCTATCTCCGAAGCTACAATAAAAACACGAATCTTATATTGCACGTTATTGTACAATCATACAAGTACGTTGTATGATcaagaaaagtataataaaaattttttaataaattcagcTACGCACCTAAGCGTTTTCTGTCTCTGttgataaatttcaaaattggGTTCCTTGAGATTGAGCATGGCCAACTCATTCTCGTTGCGTTCTCCTTCCCACACTTTCTGCAACTGCTGACCATGGTAGTTTAAAGCCTGCGCAACAAGGCGCGCGTCCATTGATTCCATTTTGACTCAGGAAATAGAGCAACCTAACCTGTAAGACTATGAAAATCCGTAGGTTCGcatgattcttcttttttttttaattgtaatacaAGGACCAATGTGGtatatcttaataaatttcaacatGCATCTGCCTTTAATTGATCGCTGCTACGAGATCCAAAAGTATGTAGGCACTATGCAAGAAAACCACCTCTCAAGGCACAGTCCAGAAGCCAAGGACACGTGCATGTAATCTCGGTTTCCACCGACTGAGTATCCATAAATCATAATACATTTGATTCCACTTAgcattctttcttattaaaatattgatgcTCATGTAATACTGATTATTGTAAAACCAAGGTCTCCAAATTTAACGCTATTCTGCGTATCATTACTCGTCAGACAAAGCAAATGTTCAAGAAACCGGGTGCCGAAGGTCGATTTACCTGTGTGTagatgatcttttttttttccttttagacGGCGAGTTTAACAATGTTTAAATGCGTCTAATATTTGTGATGTACTTTTTAGTACTAGCACACAAGACGCTTACATAGGATAAAGGCGCGTTATATTGATTTATCGATAACAAGATGGTCGTCGGGGGAAGCCGGACTGCAAAGGGCGATGACGCCATGACGCTCCAACAGGCCATCTTTTCCCGACGATTGTCCACGCCCGTTATTTTTCGTCTCATGGGACGATAGACCCATTTTTCGTCCAAAAAAAAGCTGAAATATTACTCACCGTTGCTCGAGAATTACGTTCCGACGATCTGACTATGAAATTTCTGAAAATATCACGGTCCACTAAGCTGCATCGTCGCTGACGAAACAACTGCGTTCGCACGATCTAACAAACGTTGTACGACTCATCGGCAGGAGGGAGCCGGAAGAAAGAAGCTGCCGAGCGTAGTTGGCGCATGCGTACAAGTTTCTTAGAAAGATGACCAATAAGCAATGAATCGAGGGAGTAATCTTGACGCTGATTGGTTGCTATATACGGACGTTCATATTTAGAGgttaaatcgagaaaaatatttattattggaaagagtttaaataatcaaatgtgttaatatgagatatatattatgaattataaatttttctttaatcattaAAACTTTCAATTTCAACAATTGATATACCGTATTTAAAGTTCACTTCTACAAATAATAGACGAGTCTATAATATGGATTCACCGATTAAGCGCCAAGTATTCCTTATTTCCGGCTAAAAGCAACCAATAGCGAAAGATGTACGAGTCATTGATGGCGtgttttttatcgattatttggCAAGTAATGTTCCTTACATAGCGATAAGGAATAATAAGCGGTtcatttaaatacaaaaaatatattttattcaaagaaattatttttctctttatttaatcaatatataatatatatgtatatatacacatacacacacatacatacatacatatatatatacatatatatatatatattcgaaaacgATATTGGAATTCACACAATGTGTGTAGTAacgatatcattattaataataaatataagtgttatattattaataataataaaaataaatgcttCATcaagtttaaataatatcagatatgtaatatttgtgtaaaatatttttgtactttGTAATTTGAATAATAGTGTAGAAGTAAAATGGAATTAACTTGTATTAATGTAATAAcagataaatttgtataaacataagtaatatgaaatatattgcCATCCCCATTAGatcttatatcttattatactgataactttcttttattccttttttttagttttatcttttttcttagaatcTACAGTTTCAACATTccaataataaagaatttgtGCAGCTAAAATGGCATTCGCAAAAGTTGAACACGAATACATAACTATCATAGTTATATCTCCAGTTTCTTGAATAGAAGTAAATATTCTTGCCAATGAACCAAAGAAAAGCATAAAACCTGTTATTGCAGATAATTGGCCGGTACTTCCATtagaataatttgtataagCTTGTATAAACTAGAacgaaaacaataatatttaatatataaaagatattatattgttattttaacataattaCCTTGCTAATAAGAACAATAGGTATATTCATTGCTTGACAGGTCCAAAGTAAATTAATTGGTGTTAAACCAGTTACAACAGCGCtaagtatagatatataaccTGCCAGAAAGGCCGTTGCTGTTGCAGTATCGCCATTAAAGTGAAAAACCAATAATGCAATTATTAGTGTCTGTATACCTAACGATACTCCATCTCCCCATGagctataaataaaattatatttatttaatatatttataaataatctaataatcCTTGGAGACATAAAAATTTTGCTTACCTAAATGGAAAACCACTCGCAAAACTATAGGATGTCATAGCAGTGATAGCAAATAAATCTAACAATACGCTAAAGATATTGATACCTTtgctatctttatttttaaaaattttaataatttgtggCACTTTcactgaaataaataatatatagttttatagtataaaataaacgttatCTACAAGTATAACAATTTCATACAACTTATAGAacgaataagataaaatagaataagatAAAGCATAGACAATTCTATTGCTGTTTCAACTGGATACAATTGAATACTTTTTTAagttaagaaaagaattttctaacCCAATAAGGATCCAGCGATGATGCCAAGTCCTAAAATTTTACTCAGTGTTTCCTTGAAACATTCAActgaaacatttttaaaattttcataatgtaCTTGTAcgggtgtatatatattgcatatataatccatatttaatttaaaaacaatttatttatattatcattaacaaGTCATTAAGACCAATTTAAAATTTAGTGtcaagaaaaaatcgaaaatcgtCGTTTGTATTTTGACCTGCATTCGTTGTCATATATGCATAAACATAAGAATGTTACATTTGTATGTtatcaaagataaattttagaaaacaCTATTGGTATagttttttttgaaagaattgtatatcattattataaaattacttaatTGGCTTTTGtcaatttaaaatttgtttcgaaCGTCACGTATATTTTTCCACGTGGCTGTTCCATACGTGTATAGTGAAAATAGCTCCGACGAACATGCcttgaatattttcgatattatgaTGACACTATGATTTAAACttaataacgaat
It includes:
- the LOC122636647 gene encoding tetratricopeptide repeat protein 14 homolog isoform X1, translated to MESMDARLVAQALNYHGQQLQKVWEGERNENELAMLNLKEPNFEIYQQRQKTLSFGDRGKRLKLQQFLAKKADALYDKANLEKTVEPIKQELGDEEFYATMPGLDTFVTMEKSQRIRNFLESLVVGDVIYAQVMSKSAPGLLLKVLCNCSDCPRVVTELGIKVLILNTATVPAVDKKGVTRGYMANDLVCVVVSEVNVEAERVVAVMNMPAREGQAPHPPMGLIHSDDLPEAYKKAVDNKGQSYETLLENSTGFNNPNNIKYLCDLMGLGQENHSNMVGLRERFPPNEYSSELRQAQASKWAFRSVAEGIDHFKAGRHSEAFQCLNKALSVDPRNVEGLVARGALYANSGSFKKAIDDFETALKLNQTHANARKYMAETLVALGRSYEDEKKYDEAQKAYENCLAIAPYHEEARNSIEYIKSKTLTSSLNPLDTFKSFETENDVGDNKKEKKKRKKERKSRSKKRQRWSSSSSSSSSGSSSTSSSDSSSSSSSGSSRSASRSPSRKRKHKKDHRGSLSPLSKRMAQYNNPPAATTTAHDVIAPVSYNANTREKMDDYEIKVRKFLEQTKDDSDYEDKVRKFLEETARWKREREKEKKHSESEKMKKKKKKEKKGKDKEKEDKKSRKKKKKEERKKRKNKDKLERDLEALKKSSLPDLEQLESKLNAYYAKVEKETAVLKRYVAQYNDIPSPLSNAEKLAESSRREEELRRERERERDEASKAYHEREPRIPMTAQQRKEIQRKPLTDIFEQESQLIHPEPKVPTLDTAALNAKWKAAQAASDEDDDNELEEKLQRAALEKSLNIRKQMQRELAEKRAAAAQPMSAPTPPPPLPKEPPIPKQAPVKYPTPQPQNKFQSYKDPTISVPQGTPNKFSSGSNLGGKFQPIGQCPGSGGGHPPEPPRPPPPAKNQNQAKGPRTDSDSETDRQHRQTPKKRESSGRGGTVSKRMSRDRPGKRSRSRSRSASSSGSSRSRSPRRTRSRSYSNRRSGSYERKYSRSPSGTYSRSRSRSRSRSYTRSRSRSRSGDRGYYRKRQFRLYNNRGTYYKPRFQGFNNPNHRGGGNNFQNRNRFYNNQHNNRFGNRRGGGFNNRGGGRGRGGNRGGRFFHGKQGFRDFRDRRDFRDRRAVSRDRYSDRSYSPDPMRKVDEAKEKINKMLEGGDDVMDHQQGAGGSSVPPNKRQDGPLSEGEERDDDDYERWGEGEGGDATNKSEEVGAVDDNLEGKEYFIERMKQRSKNVLMQRALAAKIW
- the LOC122636647 gene encoding tetratricopeptide repeat protein 14 homolog isoform X2 — protein: MESMDARLVAQALNYHGQQLQKVWEGERNENELAMLNLKEPNFEIYQQRQKTLSFGDRGKRLKLQQFLAKKADALYDKANLEKTVEPIKQELGDEEFYATMPGLDTFVTMEKSQRIRNFLESLVVGDVIYAQVMSKSAPGLLLKVLCNCSDCPRVVTELGIKVLILNTATVPAVDKKGVTRGYMANDLVCVVVSEVNVEAERVVAVMNMPAREGQAPHPPMGLIHSDDLPEAYKKAVDNKGQSYETLLENSTGFNNPNNIKYLCDLMGLGQENHSNMVGLRERFPPNEYSSELRQAQASKWAFRSVAEGIDHFKAGRHSEAFQCLNKALSVDPRNVEGLVARGALYANSGSFKKAIDDFETALKLNQTHANARKYMAETLVALGRSYEDEKKYDEAQKAYENCLAIAPYHEEARNSIEYIKSKTLTSSLNPLDTFKSFETENDVGDNKKEKKKRKKERKSRSKKRQRWSSSSSSSSSGSSSTSSSDSSSSSSSGSSRSASRSPSRKRKHKKDHRGSLSPLSKRMAQYNNPPAATTTAHDVIAPVSYNANTREKMDDYEIKVRKFLEQTKDDSDYEDKVRKFLEETARWKREREKEKKHSESEKMKKKKKKEKKGKDKEKEDKKSRKKKKKEERKKRKNKDKLERDLEALKKSSLPDLEQLESKLNAYYAKVEKETAVLKSNAEKLAESSRREEELRRERERERDEASKAYHEREPRIPMTAQQRKEIQRKPLTDIFEQESQLIHPEPKVPTLDTAALNAKWKAAQAASDEDDDNELEEKLQRAALEKSLNIRKQMQRELAEKRAAAAQPMSAPTPPPPLPKEPPIPKQAPVKYPTPQPQNKFQSYKDPTISVPQGTPNKFSSGSNLGGKFQPIGQCPGSGGGHPPEPPRPPPPAKNQNQAKGPRTDSDSETDRQHRQTPKKRESSGRGGTVSKRMSRDRPGKRSRSRSRSASSSGSSRSRSPRRTRSRSYSNRRSGSYERKYSRSPSGTYSRSRSRSRSRSYTRSRSRSRSGDRGYYRKRQFRLYNNRGTYYKPRFQGFNNPNHRGGGNNFQNRNRFYNNQHNNRFGNRRGGGFNNRGGGRGRGGNRGGRFFHGKQGFRDFRDRRDFRDRRAVSRDRYSDRSYSPDPMRKVDEAKEKINKMLEGGDDVMDHQQGAGGSSVPPNKRQDGPLSEGEERDDDDYERWGEGEGGDATNKSEEVGAVDDNLEGKEYFIERMKQRSKNVLMQRALAAKIW
- the LOC122629398 gene encoding mannose-P-dolichol utilization defect 1 protein homolog, whose protein sequence is MASYIKNMSLFFFTKKCIKIYFDDLNFLHVECFKETLSKILGLGIIAGSLLVKVPQIIKIFKNKDSKGINIFSVLLDLFAITAMTSYSFASGFPFSSWGDGVSLGIQTLIIALLVFHFNGDTATATAFLAGYISILSAVVTGLTPINLLWTCQAMNIPIVLISKFIQAYTNYSNGSTGQLSAITGFMLFFGSLARIFTSIQETGDITMIVMYSCSTFANAILAAQILYYWNVETVDSKKKDKTKKKE